CCTTTGGAATAGATGACCATTGTTGGAACGCATggaggctaaaaaaaaaaaagcagtaaaatatataaaaatgaagagagagagagagagagtctttTAAGAAcaaccataaaaaaataaaaaagaaaaaggaaaactagaACATTACCTAGGATGAACTACTTCTCACCAATAATAGGCATACCGCATACACAACCATAGTTCAACATAGCAATACAATTTGCGGTTATAACCAACGGTGGCGGAGTCAGAATTTTAGTTGACTTGGGCTTGAATGACagttaaagttgaaaaaaaaaaaagaaaaaaaattaaagacattAACTATTTGATTAAAGGCattaactatttttaaaatatgaagaaaaaaaaattgatctcaTAAGTCTTCTAGAGATGGATGGATCGGAccttaaaaacctaaaaaatatttatttactgCAATATTGTTGTGTTCTCTGGCATAATTTTAAAGGGTGTTTAACTTTATATTAAATGATAATCACAAAAGTAAAGGGTATTTAActttatattaaataataatcacAAAAGTATGTGTTAGAGGAGCAAAGCTAATGTATCTTACTTTTGAATGAGCATATTGTTTTTTCCTCAGTGCTTGTTAGATTTGGGCACTCAGGAGTCGAGTGACTTTCTGTTGGAAGATTGACTGTTTATGATATCCACTTTTCCCCGATCAGACCACACACCATGAGAGGAGGCAACATGCGTCTAATTTCAAAAAAGAGAATTCAAGTTTATGAATGTAATTCAGCACAAATTTAGACAGAATAAAACAATCATATCTTTTTATTCCGACATTGGATGAGGTCAATATTAATAGCTTTGAAAAGCTGATCCAAATGGCCAACACTTTGTATTTCACAAAAATCTTTACAATTTCAACGTTTACTAGATCAAAACGGATTGTCAATAGAAGCCCGAAAATGCCATAAGCGTTGGGTCAGCAGTTGCATATGGAATGTGAGGGACCGTTggggattttattttgattagcTTTCCATGGCAGAAGCTTGACAAGAACACACAACCTCCTAGCAAATCAGTTGGCTACTGTAGAGTGGACAATGTAGCTCTAATTCTACCTaatcacctaaaaaaaaaaaaaaaaaaaaaaaacaatatcaatGGAGATCACAGGACTGGCTAAGCATTGTTGTTCATGAATCATGATTAAGCACATTAATGTAGTAGCTTTTGGTTTTGGCTTAAATACATTATGtacatataaattaaataaaatgagCAAGATTTGGCACATGACCAGGCATTAggatttaataatttagtatAATTGATCACTATTAATGAATTTACAACTTTGAGGGAGACCCTTTGCATAACAATATCTACTAAACACGGGTATTCTTTACTCACAAATTTTTTCCACCATAAAGTGATCAATTATGCAATTGGCTGACTTCAATTGTATGGTGTCTTCATAACAGTTTTGCATGTCTTAGATAAAAACATTTTGTCCTCCTTAAACCTTCTTCAAGAAAAGAAGGATCGACGGCAAAAGTAATACGGATCCAATTCTTTAGCCCCACAGCAgttcctacaaaaaaaatgttacacacACTTGTTAGTAATTACAGAGCTCCTAGTCAGCCTTCACAAACtcaaaagtaaaatgaaaaaatgtaatGAATCCCCAAGAAACTGAATGTGAGACAATGACTTTTGTTGTATTTAGACCCATATAGTAATCAAATTCTTAGTGATGTTTTTTTCTCCTGTTTCCCCTTACCTGCTATGATTTGCTCAAGTGATGATCTACAACTTACATATcatggaaataaaaagaaattagcaAACTGGAACTGGTTTTAGAAAAGCCACATATCTGTGTATGACAGTTAGCATGCACATGATCTACAACTTACATATCATGTACATCAATGTATGTTAAGACTTAAGCATTGATGATTAATGTAATCAGCACATTAATTGCTTAATGGATTCTAAAGCAAGGGTACTTAAGTCAGTTCCTTTTGGCAAATAAGTACCAATTACTTTGAGGGTTATGACATCTCCTTCTGCAACAAAGTTATCTGGAAAAGATAATAGATTATTTGATGCATTGAGAGCTTCATATAATGTTTGTAAGAACAATAAGGGTGTTTGTACTAGAAAGTACTCCATAATGTTTAGCTTATAGAAGATATATAGCTATTGGTGGATTTCTTTTGGTGCCAGAAGCAAGCTTGAGGTAGGGCAGTCTGTTTTGATCAGGTGTGTTTAAAAGAACATCATTAGAATATAGAATCTAACACCATACTCATGTCTATAGCCAATTTAATCAGTTTGAGAGGTATCCTTATCTGAAAATAGTAGGAAGTTTTGAACGGGTCTATAATGGGTGTAAGGAACTAGCCCTCGTACTCAAACACCATAGGCAACAAAAATTTTGTAGGTTATTGAAagtttttagtcatttttaagtCTGAAAGTTAGTGTTCGACGTCCAAAACTTATGACCGTGTATCAATTTAAGGCAACGTCAATCTTAAAGGTGATCAACAATTTTTAGAAGTATTCCTATCCTATGCTTTTAGAATCTATTAAGTATAGTTGGGTTTATCCAATAGCGTGAGGTCCATCTTGCTACTGAAATATTTGTGGCATTTTAAGCCTTTTTAGATCAGATTATGGAAGAGTAGATTATCTGCTTGTcttttagatatatatattcttacaaCTAGAAcagtaaaatataaaattgggaATGTGGAAGAGTTCAGAGATCTATAAAATCTCATATTCTCAGGTCCATCGCCCTTTGGGTAAAAGAGAATGGATTTTGAGTTTAATTAAAGGGGATAGTATAAATGATTTCCTGTTGACGAACAGGACCAATTATATATGTTGAAGGAATGCAAGGAAATGAGATTTTGTTTGACAAAGGAAAATAGAATTTCGATAGAGATAACATAAAGTATGAAGTACTAAATACATATTGAATGGTTCAATTCTCACCTGGAAGAATGACAACAGATTCCTCCTTGGCCAGCTTGAAACAGAAATCAATATCATCACTAACATCTTCGAGTAGTGAAAGATTCAGCTTCACCTGtaacacataaaaataaaataagcacaCTACCTCTAAACACCCATTAATTTAAATGCAAAGAGGACTGCGTAGTCTGAAAACTTTCTCACCATTACAGCCATAGACCCCTCTGGTTTATGTGGGCAGGTAATGCAAGGGATCTCCTTTATCTTATCATAACAAACATCTGATGCCTCCTTCAGTAAATTAATAGTTTTCCTGAAGAAAGCCTCTTCAGTTTGCTCAAGGATGCTAGGAACCGCTGCCTAACACACCAAACATATCATTACAAACAAGAAATTAGAATAAGTAGATCGACTACAGACTCGAAAAAGAATTGGttccaaaatttgtgttttcagTTCAAGTTGAAAGTTTAGACCTTTTAAAGCACAAGAAACAATTCACAATTGTCTAATCAGtgcttgaaaaatattttgagttcGAGGAAGCAAGAAGCATTTCAATACCATAACACATTATCCAACACAAGCTAAGAATTATCCTTGATATATTGCAAAAATTCAGTTTCACCCTTGTAAAAATTGTGTGGTTTCAGTGGCAGACTCTATGAGCTACATCATCAAGCAACGTAAGACAACTGCATAAAATACAAACCTGAATGAAGGTTGCAGGGCCCCCCAGAATGTCAAAATACTTCTTAATACGCTTCATAGTCTGAGCAGAAAGGAATAAGATGGATTAGCAACAAACAGAGTTAAAGTGAATGGTTAATATGAAAATCAGGACATTTTAAGATCATAGTACATAATGTCAAACGATGAGAAGTCAAAAGCCCAAGGCAGGTGACTCAATATGTCTACGACAATTAAAGCTTTTGATTGCCTCCATAAATGAAGAATTTCTGATGGAATGCAATGAAAATTTGCAATAAGAACAaacaaagaaagggaaaaagaagttTGTGACGGGTCTCACTGGCAGCATTCCACCCCATCAAAAACTGCTTAATCCACAAATCTGCAAACAATTAGATCCACAAGATTCAAGAACCATTTAATTCTTGGCTGTAAGCAGTAAGAATTATAAAATTTCCATATGTATAAGGTGGGAAAGGAACATTTCATGTATCAATGACATAGGTCAGTGAAATGGTGCGGGAGGAAGATCATTCCTATTGAGCAGACACATTTTCTAATGAAGTGAACTCATCCATGAAGTCTCCAATCATTTTTAGACAATTGGGTCCAATATTGTGAAATAATGATGAAGTGCACATATGAAGCCCTACTGAAGGTGTACTATGGCAAAATATCACACATATAAGAGAAACACACacccaaagagagagagagagagaaagagagagagagagaaccttggGTTCCCGAAACATCCCCCCAGGATCACTTGTCACAAACCAACCAAGTCGCCATCCAGGCACTATCCATCTTTTCGATAGAGACCCAAGAGTTAGAACAGGAACTTCGGATCCAAAAACTCCCATTGGCACAAATGGATTTTTCCCAAAAGCAAGGTGCCCATATACTTCGTCAGCAATTACCAGAATTTCAAGTGTTTTTGCAGTTTCTGCAATCTGGGTGCAGTATACAATCAGTTAATAACACCAATCTGTATATGATTCCTACTATTTATAGTCAATTAAAGAACGTTTCTGGCACAGCGGCACTTGAAACATATCCTGGACTACTAACCTTCTTTAGATGTTGGTAACTATAaacattcccacaaggattccCAGGGTTTATAACTACCATTGCAACAGTGTTCTGATCCGCAAGAGCCTCAATGGCATTAAGATCAGCCTCCCAGCCTTTCTCAGGGAGAAGATCAAAATACCGAACTTCCAGATTTCTAAAACCAGCACAAAGTTCATAAATTGGGAAGCCTGGCCTTGGAAGTAAGATGTTTGCACCAGGGCGGGCAAGCATTGCCAGTGCAACATCAATAGCTTGTGTGCAACCAGATGTGACAAACACATCATCAGATGATAACTCGTATGGAAGATCACGAGACAAATATTCAGCAATTGCTCTGTTAAATtcaaaataaagcaaaattaGTGAAGAAAAACACAACAATATGATAAGATGCAGCATGTGAAATATGAAATAGGAAGAATCCTGTGAGTACTGAATGATCACTATGAATAAATCCAATCTGATATTGTGGGGCAGGTGCAGCCTCTAGAATGTCAAACAGATATAATCTGTAATGATTTGTGTTAGGATAAATTGATATTTTGGATCACAGAGAAGtgtaaaataaatcaatcaatcaatcaatcaatccaATCATACAAGACATCAAAATTTACTCAATTTGACTTGACAAGTTTATGTCCACTGACAAagacaattgaaaaaaaaaaaattgaatacaaatttgtagcccaaaaaaaaaaaaaaaaaaaccccccacTTAAATAGGAAAAGGACCACTTCGGGTAGGAGCTCACCAGCATACAAAGTGTTTGACGAAATCACTCAATGACCTCTCTGTTTCTTCGCTTACCACTCTTATAGAAACATCACCCGATCCTTGCATCAACTAACAATTCTTATCACAACCAAACGATATTGAATAACAATCACAACCAACGATAAATAAAAATCACAGCAAACGATAATGGCATCAACAATTGACCTTATCACTGACACTAAACAATTCCCTTTATTCTTCTACTTAGCAAGACACCCACCGATCCTAATCATCTAATCCAGATATTTGGGATTATGTCTTCTGATCCTTCTATTCCTTTCACTTAATATTCTCAAGCTTGCACAAAACAGAACTTTTATAATAgagaagttttttttcttttcctttttcctcctCTAGCTGTGTACagcaaaatcacaaaaaagAGGCTTATGTGTCTTCAATGAATGGCAGGGCATATGCAATCATAAATGGTTAAagtggacccaaaaaaaaaaaaaaaaaaacttctagaTAACTTTCAACTGTGAAGTAAAATTTAATGCCAGCACACCTGCTTGACAACAAATATAGAAGGAATATAAAAGGAATAATTATAAGGAAtaaattaaattccaaattgaAACCAAAAACCATCAGAAATGAAATTATGACAGAGAAATCCAAAATCTAGCAGAGAACCAGAAACAGTAGTCGATTAAATTAAATCAAGGAAGTTAAAAGCCATGGCAAACCCAAGTAAGCACAAAAACGTAATTatgaacaaaaattgcaaaagggAAATATCCCAAAAGAGCAAAAATTACCTTCTTGTTTGATAAAGACCAACAGTGGGCGCATAACCATTGAACTTCTCAGATTGGACAGCATCCACAACTGCTTGTTCAGCAACATGGGTGGTGTGAAAGCATGAGTAAGCAGATGGGTCACCCATGCCTAGAGAAATCGCCCTTTTGTCATTATTTTCATCGATGGCTTCCATTAACAGGCTAAGAATCCCTTTGATGGTGATGGTTGAACCCGTGTCCACTCCATGGTTCGGAGCTCCATTTTCCATGTTTTCCTGtaaatttttttggtgttcttgggTTGTGACGGCTTTTGGTGAATACGGTTTAAGCATTCTGGGGCTgaagtgagagaaagagagtcaGATGGGTGCGTGCGTGGGAGGTGCATGCACAAAGACCACACGTTGAAGTTCCACGCCTCTGCATGGAAAGAAGATATATAGGCCGCCTAAATGGACACCTAACCTTCGATTCAACTCcgaacaaacaaaaacaaaaatatttaatgaaCCCAAactcttattcttttttctttttttttaagtaatatttaGTAATGGCTGCTTCCGTCACTTCCAAAATCGGAGTATGATCATTTTCAGTTCAAATCAACTTGAGCCCTTCAAAATCGAAATATGATCCTAATCAATTGGAGACCACCAAAATCGGAATATGATCCTCTTCAGTTTAAATCAGCTAAAGAATcgagttagttatattttagggatatttttgtctttttactttttaagagaacaaaaatataattaacggAGAGAGGAACCTAATTCTTCAAAAACACCATcatttaaataatacaaatgACCTTACTATTAGActtgagtaattttaaaattatagtatTTGATCTAAATTTAATACTGATCAATCATAagttcaatagtaattttaaaatccacatcatatttgaaataacacaaaaataactTCTAACATTTCACGTTAAACTTCCTATTGACTCTCATTgtaaaaaagaataatgaaaCTCTTTTATTTCAAGCTGGATTGCAACTGCTATTGCTACAACTTCAAAATTCGTactgattgatttttttttttaaataataataataataagtgtaGAACTGCACCATATACAAAACCTTCCTCCGGAATTCCTCCGAGGTAGGCAATTTCTGGAATAATATTAGAATCCTTTTTACCAAAACTCTGAAGTAATATTAGATCATCTCTGtagtctctttctctttttctttttttaatctagtTTGTACATCTAAATCTATATCTAATTTCGTCACACTCATATCTACTCATTACACCCAGCTTCGGCTTTCCACCGAGTTGCGCCGATCAACCAAAGGAGTTTCACGTGTCGGAGTGTGGTTTTCATGCACCACAACATGTCTTCTCAGAAAAGTCTATGATACCGTGCTCTTTCGCTACTGCTTATGGTGaggcttttgttttttaatttcttttgctttgatttttatttttgtcatttttatcCTTATCTTTTGGTTGAGGACATGTGTTTTCTCTTAACCTTTGGCCGATGAAGAGTAAATCAGTGTAAGAATTATGTCTCATGGCCAACAAATAAGATTTGGAAAAATGGGCTATTTATATATGTCTTGGATCTAATCTGTTATTAAATGCAtaggaagaaaaacaataatacaTCATTGAGAAATTTCAATCGATTAATCAATTTATGAAGACATTCTTGTCCTTTCGTTTCTTTAAAGTTGGATTAAAAGTCTTTGCTAGTTTCATAGATAGTAATTAAGTCGCCGGCACGATATcgcagtaaaaaataaatatggaaAAACTAAAATCAAGTCAATGGAGACTTTGGAGATATCGcagtaaaaattaaatatgcaaaatcGTCGTCCCACCCCCCCCACCTTCTTCACACCAAAGAACACGACAAGAAAGAACAATCATATGCGTTTAATCGtacgttctttttttttttttttttttttttgatattagAAGGTTTATCAAAGAGTCCTCGAACCCAAggaaagaataataataataaaaagagtttGAAGGTGTTGAGAGTTGAAGGTGGGTTTTGAAAACTTCGGTGTTAAGAACTCAAAGATGAGTGGGAGTTCGATGATGAGCGGTAAGTGTCGggttaaaatgaataaaaaaggtTATGAgattgatttaaattaaatatatagtatttttattttaattgtatttgatatttttaacttatgtgttaaattttttttgaagactaaaaaaaaattttataccgcATTCTAATAGAATTGACTCTCTTGTAACATAGTTaggaaaatataattaaaactacaaataaaatagaaaataaatccaAACATACACTGATACACGGTCtcataattttttgataaagagGTCAAGGAGAGGGTACATTAATAATGATTACGATAAGacaatgaatgaaaattactTTTCAATAAAAAAGCACGCTCcacacaaaagacaaaaaaaaaattaattaattgattttgttgTCACCCACATCGACATCATTGACCACGTGGCATTGGCCCCAAAATATAAAGTCTATgtttaactttatttgtttttttaggtgAACAAGTTACGACTTACGTGTCGAACTaattaggccttgtttggtaaacaatAAGAACTTTAAAATGTATTGTTtatgtttggaaaaaaaaaatatatatatataataattagtatagaaaaatgaaaaagtagtattaaaaagtaaaaaaaaaaattattttgtaataattttttttatttaaataataataaaaagtaaatgatataatataaaaagtagaatattttgatattaatttttttaaaaaatgagattaATGGTGTGGTGGTGTTTGGtattgtttgccaaacaccacgTTAATGTCGTTTAACATGAGTAAAGAGGAGACGTGGTGCAACAAACATCTATTGGTGTCTTTTGTTTGTGAGTGCAGTTGTCAAAATCTGGACAAAATCAGTGGCAATCGTGCGGACATAGAGACACCCTTGTTGTGATTGGCTGTTTAGCCTGCGGTCCGGCGACAGATGGAGACAAATGGATCAAGATCAAGTGATCAACCTTGGAACCATCCGTTCGATTGGCTGGTATTTTAGATTGTGACAAATATCTCTTGCATGCGTAcaattttattctttgtttttttttaaagaaaaacagaatTGTTAAATTGGTTCGTATAATCGTATGGTTTGAGATTGTGACAAATAATTTTATGAGGTTTCAAAAGTTAACTAATTCCTTGGTGGGGTATGCTTTGGTTATATAGGAAATAACTCTTGTTTACAAATTTAAGCTGTGGGGGAATAAAATCTACTATGGTTCTactatctctcaacaaccctCAATTATCTCATAAGATTCTATATTATTTCAACTACCCCACCTTATCTCTATATATTGCTAGCTTTGGCTAAATCTTGATTCCATATATGACtcctaacttaagcatcggaagGAATCGAAGACTATTAGACCGAAAAAAATGTATCGACATAAGCTATTTCTGTCATGAATTattatgaaattataaatttatcctaaaattatttgtaatatatatatatatatatatatatatatattagtgttaGGTGCCCAACTACCCTCATGGCTCTCCTATATAGCCATGTGGGTAGTCAGTCAACCCCAAGATAGCTAGAAGGCATGGTCGAACTAACTCTAAGGATTTAGGAAGAAGTTTGAGACTAAGATTTGAGACCAAGCTAAGAACAGTTGGGCACATTCAAGACAATCGAGGATGTCGCATTGGCTTATGACTAAGCTGCTAACTAGATGCGCGTGGCTCTAGCACCTTGCTCAGCTTTTCGCTTTGTGTGAACTCTAGTGAGGAGTGACGTCGAAGTAAACGTCTCCCGAGTCATTCTCATTAGTGTACTCAATCAAAAGCGAGTCACTGAAGTGGCAAAAGAAGTTTGACGGTTCAGCGGCTCAAGCCTCTAGCGGTCAAACTTGCAACTaatcgaaccacccccaaagccATGGAGGTAGTTGACCACCCAGCACCTCTACCACCCAAAAGGCATAGTTGTAATTTCATAATGACCATGtcgaaataaataattagaatttATACCGACTAAGTTATTTGTTAAACAAACATGCTAACATAAATTATTTGTCACAACTTCAAACCACGTAAAGTAAACCAAttgaacaattttattttattttatttatgaatcataaatttgtttttttttttttttttttgacatgtccacacaagaggggggaggggcaTAAATTTGTTTATGTTCATTGTTCGATGCAACTCGCATCTGTTTTTGGAATTCTGGGCTCAGctactaattaattacttgGGCCGCCTAACTATTATTTAAATGGGCTTAACTTTCAACTAATTTACTAATATATTAAAGTCTAGACCCAAGGACAAAAGGCCCAGTAACCTTCCTAATATACCCCTTATAGCGAGAGGCAGAGCTGCCACGTGGGTCCAATCAGATAATGCCAAAAGCAGCGGTTGGCAGCTGAGCACGCCGCTGAAAACCATAGAGAGTCCAGACCCACACGCCCAAAAGGGGCAACACCAAGAGTGAGCCCCTTTTAAATGGATACTATTTATGGCTATTTGTAGAACCGTCGCACACTATCATTACTCCCTTAATCATATGCCTTTGCAAGCTATCATTTCAATTTTCTCCGCTCTCTGTAGTCAACGTCATCAACAGTGACAACACGGCGCCACCCCCGCATCCTCCGTACCGTTGGATTTCCAGAGGCATCTGAGCAAGAATAAGATGCCCCCACACCACATTCTCCGTACCTTAATATATCACATACACCCCTAGACTCGATAATATCAATATTACCCTCTCCTCCTATACGTTTCCCCTTAATAATCCTCTCACCTATGTGTCTGGcccaacctttttttcttttctttttttgtgtgtaagTTCTATTCTATTAATTGAGTTGTTCAttgtttgtgtttatttatgtttgtttgctaaattttcttcaataattCAGACAAATAATGTGATATTTTACGTCGACTTAttactcaaataaattttagattaCCCGACTATCGATTCAAAcaggtgatatatatatatagatttctgttcaagttgctgtgaatctttctttattcataTTATACTATCAtgaaaagctatatatattggCCCCAATTACTTCACATACAAGATTGTAGTGaacaaaaataaggaaacaCGTTGCATGAATTTGTGCTATATGCATCAAAAGCAAGGCCATGTTCATGCAAGTTTACTGAaactacatattaaaaaacaaaagcaaaaagtaaaataagagAATTTACCTGCAAATCAAAGTGTGAGAACAACCTTAGCGGATGAAGCTCTCTCTTTGCTCTGCTCTGCTCCTTAATGCTTAACAACGAAGTCCAAGATCTCCAAGAGATCGAATaggttttgtgtttgaattggGATATATCTAAAGAGAGGTAAGAGTTTAGGATAAGTTGGGTGATTCATCCAATTATTTATCCATATAGAGGACTATTTTTGGACGTCTAtccaacttgaatattttgcagaAGAAACAATCAGGTGCACTCAAGCTCATGGGAGCTTGGGTGCATGTCAAGGTTCAATGGTCTTCATCACCACGCCTTGAAAGTAAGACAATTAGCGAATTTTACCTACACCCAACACAAAAGTAGCGGGATAGAATAGAAGgttttaacttaattaattaattaagttgggTTATAATTagcttatatagtcttatacttataCCTTGATATAATTCAAACTCAGTATATGCGACATTTAAGGTTAgtaattttttacataatttgCGAACCAGAAACAATTACTGTTTACAAAATAGTATCAAAGAAGTGACATTTTCTTGTGGAGtggttgaaattgaaagtttcaaTTAATATTCCTTTGCTTGCATGCTTCTAGAATTGCACCACAAAATGTAGGATGAGAAGCAGAAAATGAAATCTAAAATCTGGATATGAGTGGTCCGAGAAGCATGCGATTCTTTCCCTCGTCCCTATCAATGAACACGTGTGCAGGAATGGTATGCAGTGTCCCTGCGGATAAAACTTTATGGGGAAATTGATCTTTGCTTTTCAAATGACCCAGGAGGCCGGTACCCCATCCCATGCACCCCCACCAAACAACATTTTGAGGATTATAAATATTACCCAATTAATTATGCCAAGTATACAAGTTAtaactctaatatatatataaagaaaactatgattttgaaaagtagcTATATTTGATCTTATTaacttctttttaaaaaaaaaataaaaaaaaggaagaaagcgATTATTATAAATAGCAAAACAACATTAAGCACAACGCTCTACAACTATAATATCTTAAATACATAAGAGAATTTCCTCAATGAGCCATTTTTCCACAGTGAGAGATAGCGCTTCTTTCGCAAGGCGTTGGGCTACCTCGTTGAGGTTTCGTCTAACATGATTGACCTTTCAACTATGCAGACAGTTTAGCACTTCTCTAGCTTTCTCAATAAGATGTCCATAGCGACTCCAACTTCTCTCATCCCTCCTGAGAGCCTGCACCACTTGGAGAGTATCGCCTTCTAGTATCACCCTATTAAATTCTAGCTCACGACAAAAATGGGCTGCTCTTAATACGGCAAGAGCCACTGCAATATCTGGCTCAATTATATGATTTCTTGGCGAAGACAGAGTTGCCAAAACCTCTCCCATCCCATCTCTAACAATCATGCCCACACCCATCTTCATTATACTTTTGTCCACAACAGCATCTCAATTTACTTTCACAAAATCATTTTTAGGGGCTTCCCATCTGAGATAATTTGTATTTGTCTTTGTAGCAACTCCCATGTTTTCGAGAATTTGTTGCTTGATAATCCTCCAGCGAATCTGCATCATTTCCGACCAAAATGGTAGCCAGGCtgattttattccaaaaaacaaagGTGTTACGTCGCAACCATAATTGTCGTGCAACCACCGCCATAAATTCCAAGTCCTTTGAACTCAGACATCGGATAAGCTCCTCCCATATGAACACGAATTCCTCATGATTGATGCTCCTTTTATTTGACTCCCACACCGACTCTAGATGTCCTTTGCTGCCGGGCAACTCCATAAAGCATGCCCTGTGATTTCTACCTCTATACCACAAATAGGACATAATGGATCC
This genomic interval from Corylus avellana chromosome ca3, CavTom2PMs-1.0 contains the following:
- the LOC132175586 gene encoding probable aminotransferase TAT2, producing MLKPYSPKAVTTQEHQKNLQENMENGAPNHGVDTGSTITIKGILSLLMEAIDENNDKRAISLGMGDPSAYSCFHTTHVAEQAVVDAVQSEKFNGYAPTVGLYQTRRAIAEYLSRDLPYELSSDDVFVTSGCTQAIDVALAMLARPGANILLPRPGFPIYELCAGFRNLEVRYFDLLPEKGWEADLNAIEALADQNTVAMVVINPGNPCGNVYSYQHLKKIAETAKTLEILVIADEVYGHLAFGKNPFVPMGVFGSEVPVLTLGSLSKRWIVPGWRLGWFVTSDPGGMFREPKTMKRIKKYFDILGGPATFIQAAVPSILEQTEEAFFRKTINLLKEASDVCYDKIKEIPCITCPHKPEGSMAVMVKLNLSLLEDVSDDIDFCFKLAKEESVVILPGTAVGLKNWIRITFAVDPSFLEEGLRRTKCFYLRHAKLL